From a single bacterium genomic region:
- a CDS encoding rhomboid family intramembrane serine protease, which translates to MLRKVDQILSFYLPPVTRRIFLALWGIWLCQALLEAVLPGVANFLYGILVLQPIDIFPRFMLWQFATYGFLHGGFFHILMNSIALFFFGGLVERAMGGRRYTWFILLAIIAGGIAHAAIYGISGIIDNASYAHIGLVGFSGAVFAILVACYFIVPNATVYVYAVIPMKLKHMVIIFLVLEAFWALSSGLNSGISHIGHLAGAASGFLLVKNPGILNWLANRRWRGGGGGGGRGGGKRVSSRLSYGHPGRSANASELYDDPHWRLDQ; encoded by the coding sequence ATGTTGCGTAAGGTTGACCAGATACTGTCCTTTTACCTCCCTCCCGTCACGAGGAGAATCTTCCTGGCCCTCTGGGGAATCTGGCTCTGCCAGGCCCTTCTGGAGGCCGTTCTGCCGGGTGTTGCAAACTTCCTTTATGGAATCCTCGTCCTTCAACCCATCGACATTTTCCCGCGATTCATGCTGTGGCAGTTTGCCACATACGGATTCCTACACGGCGGGTTCTTTCACATTCTGATGAACTCGATCGCGCTGTTCTTCTTTGGCGGCCTGGTCGAGCGTGCCATGGGTGGCAGGCGGTACACCTGGTTCATCCTGCTCGCGATCATCGCGGGCGGAATTGCCCATGCCGCGATCTATGGGATCTCCGGCATCATCGACAACGCGAGCTATGCCCACATCGGGCTAGTGGGATTCTCCGGAGCAGTCTTCGCCATTCTGGTCGCCTGCTACTTTATCGTTCCGAATGCAACCGTCTATGTGTACGCCGTGATCCCGATGAAGCTGAAACACATGGTCATCATCTTCCTTGTCCTGGAAGCCTTCTGGGCCCTTTCATCCGGCCTGAATTCCGGGATCAGCCACATTGGCCACCTGGCCGGCGCCGCCTCGGGATTCCTATTGGTCAAGAATCCAGGAATCCTGAACTGGCTTGCGAATCGCCGCTGGCGCGGTGGCGGCGGGGGAGGAGGACGCGGCGGAGGGAAGCGCGTCTCCTCGCGCCTGTCCTATGGGCATCCCGGCCGCAGCGCCAATGCCAGCGAACTCTACGACGATCCCCATTGGCGGCTGGACCAGTAG
- the dnaK gene encoding molecular chaperone DnaK, whose product MDSNNKIIGIDLGTTNSVAAIVLGNEPEVIPNSEGSNKTPSVVAFLESGDVVVGEIARRQAATNPLCTISSIKRLMGRSFEEVEESGELFPFQIVSHDSELLIDINGMGYRPEQISALVLKKMKEGAEEYLGEEIVRAVITVPAYFDDLQRQATIQAAEMAGLEVLRLINEPTAAAMAYGIGRSEDNDEIVAVYDFGGGTFDISLLEINGKTFEVLTSTGDSRLGGDDLDNAIVSVIVEEFIDEHGVDLTRDPVTLRRLKEVAERAKCELSGTTQTTMALPFIAYRDSQPLHLERMITRDEFEDLIEDFVRSTIRCCKHALDEANLKKNQISKVILVGGTTRIPLVMDAVEEFFDQQAFRGVNPDEVVALGAATQAGVFEGKVQEVTLLDVTPHSLGIEVEGEKFSRIIEKNSTIPIKAAKTFTTTEENQEFVIIHVLQGESDDAVECRSLGKFMLTGIPPASAGVPRIRVTFFINADGVMEISAEDMKTGQAEAITIVHTNLTEEERGRRSRRRQRRSRRGGRKAGGTGTSAKPRRGRIDKRRRSGVEEESRPSPEGAPLPASASSSGIRPPREPDPEDTFAPPQQFAVLGDTRPGERQGIGVRAHLSGDMNQSMSPVDYSKAPPMYTHAQESPEMRQSSPSGEVPIPTAPDSSRASTHHVPREESSTGNRRLDDTQLEAPPEQSFEDSMQIDIPEHVREAIGLAEDGVEDERAIHLYTQAIEALQGEPFTHIQTFAITRARALLNLMHGQMEGTREALATCREKHTGKYRQDVIDLHDRAVDRFGHVALLRDRGELHEQLGNLAKASADFEQAMRQAPSEGDVDVLRRLYNLRVEQENDPQAKFKLVKLLLKNNVVDEAIEILQDLQHHKNYETRAMKILGLCHWQKNMHYMAWQNFKQLPVDEDLRDILYRLAADLDASDQLQVAVAVLEHLNERTPGYRDVEARLRKLKYRLKLQQEEEDDSRGLPVLSKDSRFVILEEINRGSMGIIYKAKDKMLNEIVALKVLNDYLCSDPQAVERFKSEARAAKKLSHPYIVRIHDLFESDNKRFLSMEYIEGTDLKRILAERTSLTEEMILYYFLQICDALSYAHRLGIVHRDIKPANIMITNSNAVKITDFGIAKILRGEESTKSGTAVIGTPLYMAPEQIIGEPVDQRTDIYSLGIMLYETLSGNPPFYLGNIEYHHIHTAPPPLSERISKHLRDTIMRMISKRPEDRFQSIEELLPEVKAKG is encoded by the coding sequence ATGGATTCAAACAATAAGATTATCGGTATCGATCTCGGCACGACGAACTCGGTTGCGGCCATCGTGCTGGGCAATGAGCCGGAGGTCATCCCCAACTCGGAGGGGAGCAACAAAACGCCATCCGTCGTCGCCTTCCTGGAAAGTGGCGACGTGGTCGTCGGCGAGATCGCCAGACGTCAGGCGGCAACTAATCCGCTGTGCACCATTTCAAGCATCAAGCGTCTGATGGGGCGCTCCTTCGAGGAAGTCGAGGAATCCGGCGAGCTCTTCCCCTTCCAGATTGTCTCGCACGACAGCGAACTGCTGATCGATATTAACGGGATGGGCTACCGCCCCGAGCAGATTTCCGCGCTGGTCCTGAAGAAGATGAAGGAAGGCGCCGAGGAGTACCTAGGCGAGGAGATCGTGCGCGCAGTGATCACGGTCCCCGCGTATTTCGATGACCTACAGCGTCAGGCGACGATTCAGGCCGCCGAGATGGCGGGGCTCGAAGTGCTGCGCCTGATCAACGAGCCGACGGCCGCGGCGATGGCTTATGGCATCGGACGTTCCGAAGACAACGATGAGATTGTTGCCGTGTACGACTTCGGTGGCGGCACGTTTGATATTTCGCTCCTCGAGATTAACGGAAAGACGTTCGAAGTCCTAACGTCTACTGGCGATTCGCGCCTTGGCGGCGACGATCTGGATAACGCGATTGTCTCAGTGATCGTCGAGGAATTCATAGACGAGCACGGCGTCGATCTGACTCGCGATCCGGTGACGTTGCGTCGCTTAAAGGAAGTCGCAGAGCGCGCGAAGTGCGAGCTCTCCGGAACGACGCAAACAACGATGGCTCTTCCGTTCATTGCCTACCGCGACAGTCAGCCGCTTCACCTCGAACGCATGATCACTCGCGATGAATTCGAGGATCTGATCGAAGATTTCGTGCGCAGCACCATCCGGTGCTGCAAACATGCATTGGATGAGGCGAACCTGAAGAAGAATCAGATTTCGAAAGTCATCCTGGTTGGCGGGACGACGCGCATTCCGCTGGTAATGGATGCCGTCGAAGAGTTCTTCGATCAGCAGGCTTTCCGCGGCGTGAATCCGGACGAGGTTGTTGCGCTGGGTGCAGCGACGCAGGCGGGCGTCTTCGAAGGCAAAGTCCAGGAAGTGACACTTCTTGACGTCACCCCGCATTCGCTCGGAATCGAAGTCGAAGGCGAGAAGTTCTCGCGCATCATCGAGAAGAACTCGACGATTCCGATCAAGGCGGCGAAGACCTTCACGACGACCGAGGAGAACCAGGAGTTCGTGATCATTCACGTGCTCCAGGGCGAAAGCGACGATGCGGTGGAGTGCCGCAGCCTTGGCAAGTTCATGCTGACCGGAATCCCGCCCGCCTCCGCAGGCGTTCCCAGAATTCGTGTCACGTTCTTCATCAACGCCGACGGCGTGATGGAGATTTCGGCAGAGGACATGAAGACCGGCCAGGCGGAAGCAATCACGATCGTGCACACGAACCTGACCGAAGAAGAGCGTGGTCGGCGATCGCGCAGACGCCAGCGACGCAGCCGGCGCGGAGGTCGCAAGGCCGGCGGAACGGGGACCAGTGCAAAGCCTCGTCGCGGGCGGATCGACAAGCGGCGTCGCAGCGGAGTCGAAGAAGAATCACGCCCGTCGCCGGAAGGGGCGCCGCTGCCGGCTTCGGCATCGAGCAGCGGCATTCGTCCGCCGCGCGAACCAGATCCGGAAGATACCTTTGCCCCGCCGCAACAATTCGCCGTCCTCGGCGACACGCGTCCCGGTGAACGGCAAGGCATTGGCGTGAGAGCCCATCTGTCGGGAGACATGAACCAATCGATGTCTCCGGTGGACTACTCGAAGGCTCCGCCGATGTACACGCACGCGCAGGAAAGTCCTGAAATGCGGCAGTCCTCGCCGAGCGGAGAGGTTCCGATTCCTACGGCCCCGGACTCGTCGCGCGCTTCGACGCACCATGTTCCCCGCGAGGAATCTAGCACTGGAAATCGTCGACTCGACGACACGCAGCTCGAGGCGCCGCCGGAACAAAGCTTCGAGGACTCCATGCAGATCGATATCCCTGAGCATGTCCGGGAAGCGATTGGGCTTGCGGAGGATGGCGTAGAAGACGAACGCGCAATTCACCTCTACACGCAAGCCATCGAGGCTTTGCAGGGCGAGCCTTTCACACACATTCAGACGTTTGCTATCACGCGGGCACGCGCGCTTCTGAATCTAATGCACGGCCAGATGGAGGGGACACGTGAAGCACTGGCTACCTGTCGTGAGAAACACACCGGGAAGTACCGCCAGGATGTGATCGACTTGCACGATCGTGCGGTGGATCGCTTCGGGCACGTCGCTCTGCTACGCGATCGCGGTGAGTTACACGAACAGCTCGGCAACCTGGCGAAGGCCAGCGCTGATTTCGAGCAAGCCATGCGACAGGCACCAAGCGAAGGCGATGTCGATGTCCTTCGCCGTCTGTATAATTTGCGCGTCGAACAGGAGAACGACCCGCAGGCGAAGTTCAAGCTGGTGAAGCTGCTGCTGAAAAACAACGTTGTGGATGAAGCGATCGAGATTCTCCAGGACCTGCAGCACCACAAGAATTACGAAACCCGCGCGATGAAGATTCTTGGTCTCTGCCACTGGCAGAAGAACATGCACTACATGGCGTGGCAGAACTTCAAGCAACTGCCGGTCGACGAGGATCTCCGCGACATTCTGTATCGTCTGGCAGCGGATCTGGACGCATCCGACCAATTGCAAGTGGCGGTCGCGGTGCTCGAGCACTTGAACGAGCGCACTCCGGGCTATCGCGACGTGGAAGCTCGACTTCGCAAGTTGAAGTACCGCCTGAAGCTGCAGCAGGAGGAAGAAGATGACAGTCGCGGGCTGCCGGTCCTGAGCAAGGACAGTCGCTTCGTGATTCTTGAAGAGATTAATCGCGGTAGTATGGGCATCATCTACAAAGCAAAAGACAAGATGCTCAATGAGATCGTTGCGCTGAAGGTGCTCAATGATTATCTCTGCAGCGATCCGCAAGCCGTCGAGCGCTTCAAGAGCGAGGCGCGTGCCGCGAAGAAGCTCTCGCACCCGTACATTGTCCGCATCCATGATCTGTTCGAAAGCGATAACAAGCGTTTCCTGAGCATGGAGTACATCGAGGGAACGGATCTGAAACGTATCTTGGCCGAGCGCACGTCGCTGACCGAGGAAATGATCCTCTACTACTTCCTACAGATCTGCGACGCGCTCAGCTACGCGCACCGGCTAGGGATCGTCCACCGCGACATCAAGCCGGCGAACATTATGATCACGAATTCCAATGCGGTGAAGATCACCGACTTCGGAATCGCAAAGATTCTGCGCGGCGAAGAATCCACCAAGAGCGGGACGGCCGTGATCGGCACGCCACTCTACATGGCGCCGGAGCAGATCATCGGCGAGCCGGTCGATCAACGTACCGACATTTACTCGCTCGGCATCATGCTGTACGAGACATTGTCGGGGAATCCGCCGTTCTATCTGGGCAACATCGAATACCATCACATTCACACCGCACCGCCGCCACTCTCGGAGCGCATCTCGAAACACCTGCGCGACACGATCATGCGCATGATTTCGAAGCGCCCCGAAGATCGCTTCCAGTCGATCGAAGAGTTGTTGCCCGAGGTGAAGGCGAAGGGCTGA
- a CDS encoding dockerin type I repeat-containing protein, translating into MMQRHPSLKWKAILAAAALPAALFANQVVYDTSFEDSGSSGAEDYVAGTYNAPDTVGSWNLVAGTATVETGTTPDGSDQLVTLSQSAQFDRDFSSLITTPPADGIFIEGYFRGEGSSLTLSEATYPTDQSASAIVHFSSGNGIELFNGDGSGGLSSVVSANVPLGAGNASTWYKITVYLDFAAQTWDCYVDNAKKNASDLGFRDNVTTLNGFRNLSETATGFDAFRVVIPIRGDANGDASVDAADIVRLVEYVELGSSLDPILAFNADIDGDGSVGASDWQTLAMQIVEN; encoded by the coding sequence ATGATGCAACGACATCCCTCACTCAAGTGGAAAGCGATCCTCGCGGCAGCGGCTCTGCCGGCGGCGCTTTTCGCCAATCAGGTAGTTTATGATACCAGTTTCGAAGACTCCGGCAGCAGCGGCGCGGAAGACTACGTCGCGGGCACCTACAATGCTCCGGATACGGTCGGAAGCTGGAATCTCGTTGCTGGAACCGCCACGGTGGAGACGGGCACAACGCCTGACGGCAGTGACCAGTTGGTAACGCTGTCTCAGAGTGCCCAGTTCGATCGGGACTTCTCCAGCCTGATCACAACTCCGCCCGCCGACGGAATCTTCATCGAGGGTTACTTCCGCGGTGAAGGCAGTTCTCTGACGCTCTCCGAAGCGACGTATCCGACGGATCAGTCGGCTTCGGCGATCGTGCATTTCAGCTCGGGCAACGGCATTGAGCTTTTCAATGGCGATGGCAGCGGCGGCCTCTCCTCGGTCGTGAGCGCCAATGTCCCGCTCGGCGCAGGAAATGCCTCCACCTGGTATAAGATCACGGTCTACTTGGACTTCGCCGCGCAGACATGGGATTGCTACGTGGATAACGCCAAGAAGAACGCCAGCGATCTGGGATTCCGGGACAACGTGACGACGCTGAATGGCTTCCGTAACCTGTCTGAGACAGCGACAGGATTCGATGCCTTCCGTGTGGTGATCCCGATTCGGGGCGATGCAAATGGCGATGCCTCCGTAGACGCTGCGGATATCGTTCGTCTGGTGGAGTACGTGGAGCTTGGCAGCAGCCTGGATCCGATCCTGGCCTTCAACGCGGACATCGATGGCGATGGCTCGGTTGGCGCCAGTGACTGGCAGACGCTGGCCATGCAGATCGTCGAGAACTGA
- a CDS encoding metallophosphoesterase, with product MGLGGCALTASGLLGYTALVEPHWLQTVQRSLPIENLPDRLVGKTMLQLSDLHTGRPHVESDYLIRALKMAQDLKPDLMVLTGDIVETKSQGAMEAARRVLAHLPRPPLGAFSIMGNHDYGPGWRHKEMADAVADLLVENDVEVLRNQVGEVEGLQIMGLDDLWARQLDGPYAMSLLNPSRPTLALVHNPDVCDMGFWGDFRCWILAGHTHGGQCKPPFLPPPMLPVKNKLYTRGEIPLAPGRTVYINTGLGYLRKVRFNVRPELTMFRLERA from the coding sequence ATGGGACTGGGCGGGTGCGCTCTGACTGCATCCGGGCTGTTGGGCTACACGGCGCTCGTGGAGCCACATTGGCTGCAGACAGTCCAACGATCGCTCCCGATTGAGAACCTGCCTGATCGCCTGGTCGGCAAGACGATGCTGCAGTTGAGCGATCTGCACACGGGCCGCCCGCATGTCGAATCTGACTACCTGATCCGTGCGCTCAAGATGGCTCAGGACCTGAAGCCGGACCTGATGGTCTTGACCGGTGATATCGTCGAAACGAAGTCCCAAGGCGCAATGGAAGCCGCGCGCCGAGTGCTGGCGCACTTGCCTCGGCCGCCGCTGGGGGCGTTTTCGATCATGGGAAACCACGACTACGGTCCGGGCTGGCGGCACAAGGAAATGGCAGATGCCGTGGCCGACCTGCTCGTTGAGAATGACGTGGAGGTGCTGCGGAATCAGGTCGGTGAAGTCGAAGGGCTCCAGATCATGGGGCTGGACGACTTGTGGGCGCGGCAATTGGACGGCCCGTACGCGATGTCGCTGCTGAACCCTTCTCGCCCGACGTTGGCGCTGGTCCACAATCCCGACGTTTGCGACATGGGTTTCTGGGGGGATTTCCGATGCTGGATTCTGGCCGGTCACACGCATGGTGGCCAGTGCAAGCCCCCGTTCCTGCCGCCTCCGATGCTTCCGGTGAAGAACAAGCTGTACACGCGTGGGGAGATCCCATTGGCGCCGGGACGGACAGTGTACATTAACACTGGCCTGGGCTATCTGCGGAAGGTGCGCTTCAATGTGCGGCCGGAGCTGACAATGTTCCGCCTCGAGCGCGCTTGA
- a CDS encoding proprotein convertase P-domain-containing protein produces MIASRGVCCVVAAVALVCAPVSATVVLLVASSDADGSFGAVPRMDHQAAAWNASGFWGPALDELSDDLPLGADIDAIAFLATGEIAFSLDADAWLAGIPYADEDVILWSGSTYSMFWDGSANGLPRGADLDALYVMSESPLKFYFSTDSTVRLSLPSGDEDVADEDVVKFEAGSGFVEVSFDGTAKGISPNVNLNAMSVSDDGMWALGFDSLTQFLPASAGSDVILEYDPSTGTISSEPIYTDSQLGLATSAEIDALELDISRLNHFACEIPPGTLAIPDNDPAGAMDSLSIVSSDVIVGLAVSLTAYHGRVGDLVISLRHEDTGTSITLLDRPGAPYYCEGDDIDVILDDSALQPAQFMCNLAPPAISGILSPWGNLGSFAGETIGGDWTLAVSDRATGEAGYVTEWCLIPETVPPTPTPTPSPTPPPILLCAWPPAPIDIPDNLPAGVADSFLVPDSGAILDLDVMLMVDHSFVGDLVVTLRHEETGREITLLDRPGVPGIDNWGCPGDGLDVILSDEAQTLAEDECQPSGLAMAGEFRPNEALAAFDGEDVFGVWTLNVSDHVSKDTGVLFDWCLQYSFVPGAPTPTPSPTASPTPTPVPPPVPGDENGDGQVTLFELNAAILGFRGIGPVPPSADTDHDTILSIAEMNAVVIAYRTNI; encoded by the coding sequence ATGATTGCATCGCGCGGCGTTTGTTGTGTCGTTGCTGCCGTTGCGCTGGTGTGTGCGCCGGTCTCAGCGACTGTCGTCCTGTTGGTTGCATCCTCGGATGCCGATGGATCGTTCGGCGCTGTTCCGAGAATGGATCATCAGGCCGCAGCGTGGAATGCCTCTGGATTCTGGGGCCCGGCGCTTGATGAATTGTCCGATGATCTCCCATTGGGAGCAGACATCGATGCGATCGCCTTTCTTGCGACGGGAGAAATCGCCTTCTCGCTCGATGCCGATGCGTGGTTGGCCGGAATACCGTACGCGGATGAGGATGTCATCCTGTGGAGCGGCTCGACGTACAGCATGTTCTGGGATGGCTCTGCGAATGGCCTTCCACGCGGAGCCGATCTGGATGCGCTCTATGTCATGAGCGAGTCTCCTCTGAAGTTCTACTTCTCTACCGACAGCACCGTGAGACTCTCTCTCCCTAGCGGAGACGAGGATGTCGCCGACGAAGACGTAGTGAAGTTTGAGGCGGGATCGGGGTTCGTGGAAGTCTCATTCGATGGCACTGCCAAGGGGATTTCGCCCAATGTGAATCTCAATGCAATGAGTGTCAGCGATGACGGAATGTGGGCACTGGGATTCGATTCGCTGACCCAGTTCCTGCCGGCATCCGCTGGGAGCGACGTCATCCTTGAATACGATCCTTCCACGGGAACGATCTCTTCCGAACCAATCTATACGGATTCTCAACTCGGTCTCGCAACGAGCGCGGAGATCGATGCGCTCGAGCTGGATATCTCGCGCCTCAATCACTTCGCGTGCGAAATTCCGCCGGGCACATTGGCAATACCGGACAATGATCCAGCAGGGGCGATGGATAGTCTCAGCATTGTCAGTAGCGATGTGATCGTGGGATTGGCAGTGTCTTTGACCGCCTACCATGGGCGTGTTGGCGACCTGGTGATTTCATTGCGGCACGAAGATACAGGCACATCGATTACGCTCTTGGATCGGCCGGGAGCCCCGTATTACTGCGAGGGCGACGACATCGATGTGATCCTGGATGACAGCGCCCTGCAGCCCGCCCAGTTCATGTGCAACCTCGCGCCACCGGCGATCTCCGGCATTCTCTCTCCTTGGGGTAACCTCGGGAGCTTTGCGGGTGAGACGATCGGTGGAGATTGGACACTTGCCGTCTCAGATCGCGCGACGGGCGAAGCGGGCTATGTAACGGAGTGGTGCCTGATCCCGGAGACCGTGCCACCGACGCCGACTCCTACACCAAGCCCGACTCCTCCGCCGATCTTGCTTTGCGCATGGCCACCCGCACCCATCGACATTCCGGACAATTTGCCGGCCGGCGTTGCGGATTCCTTCCTGGTGCCGGATTCAGGTGCAATCCTGGACTTGGATGTCATGTTGATGGTGGATCATTCATTTGTCGGCGACCTGGTTGTGACGCTGCGCCACGAGGAAACGGGCCGGGAGATCACGCTGCTGGATCGTCCCGGAGTTCCGGGTATCGACAATTGGGGATGTCCGGGCGATGGCCTGGATGTTATTCTGTCGGACGAGGCGCAAACGCTGGCGGAGGACGAATGCCAACCGTCCGGGCTGGCGATGGCCGGCGAGTTCCGGCCCAATGAGGCGCTCGCTGCATTCGATGGGGAGGATGTTTTCGGAGTCTGGACTCTGAACGTCTCCGATCACGTCTCCAAGGATACGGGTGTGCTGTTCGACTGGTGCCTGCAGTATTCCTTCGTGCCCGGTGCTCCGACTCCGACGCCCAGCCCGACGGCTTCGCCGACGCCAACGCCGGTTCCTCCTCCGGTTCCAGGGGACGAGAACGGCGATGGGCAAGTGACGCTGTTTGAATTGAATGCCGCGATTCTCGGATTCCGGGGCATCGGACCCGTGCCGCCTTCGGCGGATACCGATCACGACACGATTCTCTCCATCGCGGAGATGAACGCCGTCGTGATCGCGTATCGAACGAACATCTGA
- a CDS encoding right-handed parallel beta-helix repeat-containing protein, giving the protein MKPAWFSNLCWAAALIALVALLQARPAMAADGQIDLLLDPTATTTINTSGSYILVDGVTMTADVPAITIAASDVTIDLHGFTLTGSGFSGNADGINITAVSSTVVRNGRIENFGDRGLELGANCRISDLEVSGNGGWGIYAASQAIIEDCIIEGNNKDGGDGGIKVSSTSQIRRCLLSSNYSSGNVVGIQAGLGAIISDCVVENHRNNSGTGTAYGVDVDGGVVENTRVSTVSSSLDSVIVVGIHTGDTTVVRNCQVNVVEVGGSLSEAIGIRAGQYTQITGNSVYGITAADYASTAIGIRADRAAVVRGNTVYQVLSDGTESTSIAACIYAYGNGCHIEENYCYLAWGYVTGGPTLGSFGIYAPSSVDDVSVIRNRTHSNATSGIQVSTNCYRAGNLTTDGAAGGTAGTVPGGADTNF; this is encoded by the coding sequence ATGAAACCTGCATGGTTTTCTAATTTGTGTTGGGCGGCGGCGCTGATTGCGCTCGTTGCGTTGCTCCAGGCTCGTCCGGCGATGGCAGCCGATGGGCAGATCGATCTGCTGCTGGACCCAACCGCGACAACAACGATCAATACGTCGGGCAGTTACATCCTGGTCGATGGAGTGACGATGACGGCAGATGTGCCGGCGATCACGATCGCGGCTTCCGATGTCACGATCGATTTGCACGGATTTACCCTGACTGGATCGGGCTTCAGCGGAAATGCCGATGGCATCAATATCACTGCCGTTTCAAGTACTGTTGTTCGCAATGGCCGGATTGAGAATTTTGGGGATCGAGGATTGGAGCTTGGGGCGAACTGTCGAATCTCCGATTTGGAGGTGAGTGGAAACGGCGGCTGGGGAATCTACGCAGCCAGCCAGGCGATCATCGAAGACTGCATCATCGAAGGAAATAACAAGGACGGCGGCGATGGCGGGATCAAGGTGTCGAGCACGTCACAGATTCGGCGGTGTCTGCTCAGCAGCAATTACAGCAGCGGCAACGTCGTTGGGATTCAGGCCGGACTTGGGGCAATAATCAGCGACTGTGTCGTCGAGAATCACCGGAACAATTCGGGAACCGGGACCGCATACGGAGTGGATGTTGATGGCGGAGTTGTCGAGAACACGCGAGTCTCAACAGTCTCCAGTTCGTTGGACAGCGTCATCGTCGTCGGCATTCACACCGGTGATACGACCGTGGTCCGCAATTGCCAGGTGAACGTGGTCGAAGTGGGAGGTTCGCTTAGCGAAGCGATCGGTATTCGCGCGGGCCAATACACGCAGATCACGGGAAACTCTGTCTACGGAATCACGGCGGCAGATTACGCTTCGACCGCCATCGGGATTCGGGCCGACAGAGCAGCGGTGGTTCGGGGAAATACAGTCTACCAGGTGCTTTCCGACGGAACAGAATCTACTTCGATCGCCGCGTGCATTTATGCATATGGGAACGGATGTCACATCGAGGAGAACTACTGCTACCTCGCATGGGGATATGTTACGGGCGGCCCAACCCTGGGTTCTTTTGGAATCTATGCCCCAAGCAGCGTTGACGATGTTTCCGTGATCCGAAACCGAACGCACTCGAATGCAACCAGCGGTATTCAAGTCAGCACGAATTGCTATCGCGCAGGGAACCTGACGACGGATGGCGCGGCCGGCGGCACGGCGGGCACGGTGCCTGGCGGTGCGGACACAAATTTCTGA
- a CDS encoding LD-carboxypeptidase, translated as MTWTRPPALQSGDRVALVSPAGPLQSEDELQKCIAAIENLGFEVECGAHVRGRIDYLAGSDDERGGDLQQAFDSPDIRGIFCVRGGYGSGRLLSKLDFSVLQKQPKIFAGFSDLTSLHGALGRKARMATLHTPTIATALVNEPLDERSRDLMVRILTSPEPVGSLADAMEWREPWVIRGGHAEGTLIGGNLTVFTTLLGTPYIPSPEGKILFLEDVGEEPYRLDRAINHLVQSGYLSRVRGIVLGQFTNCESEHATRDKPEVVLERCLAPLGIPVLGGVPCGHGRPCASLPFGCRVVMEATRGDLLLKEALVTSP; from the coding sequence ATGACTTGGACGCGCCCTCCCGCGCTGCAATCCGGCGACCGCGTCGCCCTGGTTTCTCCCGCCGGACCCCTGCAGTCAGAGGACGAACTGCAGAAGTGCATCGCTGCTATTGAAAACCTTGGCTTCGAGGTCGAGTGCGGCGCGCACGTGCGTGGCCGCATCGATTATCTCGCAGGCTCCGATGATGAGCGGGGGGGCGATCTTCAGCAGGCATTCGATTCGCCCGACATCCGCGGAATCTTCTGTGTGCGAGGCGGTTACGGCTCCGGGCGTCTGCTCTCGAAGCTCGATTTCAGCGTTCTCCAGAAGCAGCCGAAGATCTTTGCCGGCTTCAGCGACCTGACGTCGCTGCATGGCGCACTCGGACGCAAAGCACGCATGGCAACGTTGCACACACCGACGATTGCAACGGCTCTTGTGAATGAACCGCTCGATGAGCGCTCCCGCGACCTCATGGTGCGCATTTTGACTTCACCCGAGCCGGTGGGATCGTTGGCCGATGCGATGGAATGGCGGGAGCCATGGGTGATCCGCGGCGGCCACGCGGAAGGGACTCTCATCGGCGGCAATCTGACCGTCTTTACGACACTGCTGGGGACGCCGTACATCCCCTCGCCCGAAGGCAAGATCCTGTTCCTCGAAGACGTCGGCGAAGAACCCTATCGCCTTGATCGCGCAATCAACCATCTCGTGCAGAGCGGGTACCTGAGTCGCGTTCGCGGAATCGTGCTTGGCCAGTTCACAAATTGCGAATCGGAACACGCCACGCGTGACAAACCTGAGGTCGTCCTGGAGCGATGCCTCGCGCCGTTGGGCATTCCCGTGCTCGGTGGAGTCCCCTGTGGTCACGGACGCCCATGCGCAAGCCTGCCATTCGGTTGTCGAGTGGTTATGGAAGCAACACGCGGAGACTTGTTGTTGAAAGAAGCGCTGGTTACTTCGCCCTGA